The nucleotide sequence TTGAATAACCTTACTCTGCTACACACTACTCTCTGTTGTTACCCTTTCTTAATACCTATTTCTGCAGTACACAGTTTTTATATCACATGCAGATTTTGTCAATAGAGAACTTACATTTGCTTGCAAATCATCAATTAAAGGATCAAATAACACTGGGTAAAGAGCTGCCCCCCTTTGACCTAACTAGAAGTGCCCAAATCAAAAAAATGGCTCTTATTTGATATGCTGAACAATTCTTAACTCACTTGGTTCATTTGTTGTGTAACTTCACAGATTGGTTGAGGTTGGTAGAatggtccaacccctgctccagcggggccacccagagcaggctgcacaggacatccaggtggcttttgaatatcGCCAAGAAgtgagactccacaacctctctgagcatCCTGTGCTAGGGCTCCGTCATCTGTAcggcacagaagtgcttcctggttTATGAGGGGAACCTGTAATCTTACTGTTTAGTAATTAAATAACTGCATTCAAATGATTTTCATGTAACAGTTACCTGGAGTAGGTGCAAGCCTGTGCTGTGCTTGCATGTCCAGCATGGCCTTCAGGCCTGTGTTGTGCTACACAAAATCCTCAGCCACAGAAAAACCTCAATGGCTCGTTGTGACAGGAGAGCCTGGAAGCACCTTCCTCTCACACTAGCAATGACACCACATGTGTGCCTTGACTTCATCTAAAATAAGTTCTCATACAAATATCCTTTCTGTCTGACGGAGTTGTTTTCTTGTATGAAAATCCTCTAATAGACAAAATGGGAGTATCTGTTCTACAGCTAGGATCTGATCGGTGCTGCATGCGGATTGGAGCTAATGCTACGCTACTCATGGTTCCCAGTATCTAAAGGGATGTAAGAGAATATCCATACTATTCTCTTTAAcacataacattttaaatattacctTTTGCAGTCCGAGTGCCTCTCCTGCTAGGATCATAATAGACCAGCAAAACAGTGGTTGGAGGAACACAACCACTCATAACTAGAAAGTTTTACAGCTAGCTTGTTTTCACTCTTCAAAGGTTCCTTTACCTTCCCAGATcgcaaagcaaaatgaatgttCTGCAGTTGCAGAGGAGGCAAATATAGCGAAGTAGAAGTGCACTGAACAGTTTTGTCCAGTAGCAAACCAGACAAACTGTGTTTGTCTCCTTGAAAATGAATGCATGAAGAGACAAACATGACAAGGTGGAACAACAGCACCAAGGGTGGCATAGCCAAGGTAACCTTGCTTCAGTACACATCTCACGTTCACCGTCTCTGCACTGCTTATCAGAATTGCATAGCTTAAATTAAGATCAACTCTACAGCTCTTTTTCCATCCCTCATCCCAGAGCCTATAAAGTTTAAAACTATATCACTCTGCTTGGAAAGAAATctttattgattaaaaaaaacaaaacagtaaaacaacaacaaaaaaacaaaggagtccacacaaaaaaactaaaacccCACAAAAACAGCCTCTCTCCACAGCCCAtgcctgtgctgcagggcaAGGCTGGGaaagcctccctcctcccttgACCTCACACGCCCTTCACCCACGGCTAGGCCGGGAAGGGGATGGAAAGTGACAAGTGTTAAGGTGCTGAGTAACTCTTGATGTTTCCAGTCTCTCAAGTACTGTTGGCCTGTTCCTGCTCAAAGAGGGCCATGGCTAAGTGCGAGCGCGATGCAAGCCCCTCCAAGTTACTGAGGACACAACGGTGGTATAACTCCTCACTAAGCCGGGGATTGCAGCTCCTCAGTGCATATTTCTGCACTAGCCCTGGCTCCACAGCCCGAAATAAGTGCAAACCAGAATAGTGGAGGAAGACATCAAATACTTCCATGCCCTCCAGCACCTCATCTCGGTCTAGGATATCAGCTGCTAGCTTGGTACGTGCTGTCATGTAGTCAGAGTTGTAAAAGCAGGCCTCAGCAAAGGAATGTCTGTCAAAATGCCCATCCCTCAGGAAGTCTGTGCTGGAGGAAGCAGTCTGCTCGCCACGGTATACCAGTGCAGGGTTGAACTCTTGAAAATGCACTGGGAAAAAGACCTGCCAATTGCTGATAGTATTCATTCGGCAGCGGTTCAGGAACTCCATGTTGATTTCTGTCCAGACACTGGCCAAGAAGAACAGAGTGTCTACAGGATGCTTCTTTGAGACTATATCCATGAGTTTCACTTGTGATGGCACCTCAGTTTTGACACTAATCCAGGGGATTTTAACTTCTGCATAACGTTTCTCCAGTTCTCCTACCATGGTCTTGACTCCAGCAAATACATCCACTTGGCTGACTCGCTGAGCATCGTACGGATGGTAGATGAAAAGCAAGGTCAGCAAGGCATTATCATGTGTGTCCAGTGTGTTCATAGCATACATATCCAGGAAGTTCGCCACAAAATCCAAGTCCTGTACTGTCAACGGAAGCACCAGTTGCACCCGCGTGGCCTCTGTTACATACGGCATGGGAATAATTTCTACCTTACTTAAGGGCCGCACCAAGCTCACTCGTTTGACCAGAACGTGACTGTGGCCCTTTTGGGTCACCGCCTCCAGCAGTAGGTCCAGTGTATACTCCATGCCCCGTGTGGGGTCAAAACGCCGGTAGCCATTCAGCAACTGCCGCTTGCTGAAGCGGAGCAAAGGCTGGTAGCGACTGTTCAGTTGCTCAAGTGCTGACTCAATAATGTCACTGACATCTGCTTTGCTGGCTCCAGAGAGCTCACACTTGGGAGAGCcgtcaggacaggagaagagGTACTGCTCAGTGAAGTAGTCCCAGCTGATTACCTCAAAACGTGTCTTTGGAAGAAATGGGGCATTAATCCCCACAGGCCACGTCAAGCCTGCCTCACCTGCAGGAGTCAGTGATGTCAGGTTCCTGATCTGCATCTGTGCAAAAAGAACACATACTGACACTCTCTCAAGGAAGAGTGTCCATTTCCCACCCAGACCTGCCTCACCACCTAGAAGCATATCCTAATAGTATCACACCAGCTTTTGGACAGCACGGTATCAGAAGTGCTACTTCTAAGATGCAGGACTATCTCCTGTGTCTGGCTGATGGCCACCTACAAACAGAAAGAATCTTCTTTGACAGagttgaaagaaaaggaaacctgTTTGGATGAGCTATATTTGCAGATACCCCTCACCACATACCTGGAGTTCCTGGATCTCCTGGTAGGCTCTCTCCAGCTGGATCCTGCTGAAGTGCTTGTGCAGACGGTACATCAATGTCACGTCAGAAACAGGGTGCACAGCAAGAGCTGCTTGGaactcctcttcttcctccttttctggcTCAGCATTTTTGGCCAGTTCATAAGTGTGATAATGCTGACCCTGAAGCGAACAAGAGCCAGGAAGACTGGCATGGAACTCTAATGTTCACAGCGAAGCCTTCCCTCACCCAAGACATGCATCCGCCTCTCTCTCTGTGCCGAGTGCAGTACCCAGAGACAAGAACACAACAGTTACCCTCCATACCCTACCTCCATAAATTACACGCCTGCTTACTTCTTAGTACCAATGCACCCTCTATCCAACctccaaaaaacaaagcatgtgCTCTCTCCCCCAGCCTCTCAGCTTTCGTTATGGGCATCTCCCTTGTGCTGCCACACCAGACAACCCTTTCCTCCCCTAACCCAGTAGGGTCTCACAGAAAAGTtcctctgctgagcagcagggaCTAGCAAGGGCATAGGTTCTGTCAGACTTAGCTAACGCAAaatgctggggagggaggtAGTACCTGGAGCTGGGAAATACAAGAGATACCCAGGAAATCAATGATGCAACGCCCCAGCCACTCGTCTGGGCGCACACTAAGGATCTCGTTGCGGCAGCTGTCCAGGTGAGGATGGAGCTTCAGAAGCAGGCTGCGGGATAGCAGGTAGCCAAAGCCACCATGGCAATAGCGGGCCTGCTCATCTCCCCCGATGAACTCCTCTGCTCGTCCCAGGTAGACATCTTGGTTAATGCTTAGGTGTGTCACCAGAGCCTTGACCTGTTCAGCCTGTGCATAGGTGTCATCCTGCATGATGTAGAACCAGTCATAGTCAGAACCGAAGTGCTGATGGATATAGTACATGGTCTCATACATCAGCCAGATAGGACGCTCGTCTCCATGGGCCACAAGCACCATGCCATGAGGCACCTTGGCACTGCGCAACCCTGTAAAATACAGCAGGCGTGGGAAGTGATGGGCTACAGTCTTGTTCACTGCCACGGCCAACGTATTCAGGGTAGCCTTGGAAGTCAGCACTGCCACAAACAGTCTCTCATGGAATCCCAATTCTGTCTGGATGTAACGAGTTCTGTAAAGAACGGATAAAAATTGAAGTACACTAATTTAGTGTTAGAACATCCTCATTACAGTCGAGCCTTGTAACTGCTCAGTCACTTGGTGTAAGACTTTATCTGTTAGAGTCTACTGACTGTGAGAACAGTTAAGCCTAAAAGGAGAGCTTTAAGAGTAGATtcgctaggaaaaaaaataatcacatttttaaaaaacacttcctTCCTTCAAGGAACCTACAACCTTGCATTACTTATGCGATCTAGGAAACTGGGCAAGTCAAAAAAATTTAGAGGTAACTACTAACAAGTGATACAAGTTATTGCTAATAGCTTAGAACTCTCCTAATGAGCACACTGGTTAACATGTTTTTAAGAGTAATTTAACACACTCTATTAGATGCATATATCTCAGTCTGAGACTCTTTTAAATTCACTTCCGTGCTCCTTTAAGACAGCAAACTAGGCCACTACGCCATGCTGGTACAActgtgctctttcttctttAACTGATTTGAAGTTGCAGAACCCCAAACGCCATTCATATGAAGTTATTTTCCTcggaaaaaaaaaccaaaacacattgACTTTACCTGAGCACTTTCTTGTAAGGCTTGTTGGGGTCCCTGTAGTACGGCACAATCCGGGGCCTGAAGTCCTCGTGCCCCTGGCCCGGCCGCCCATCTCCGGCCTCCGGCTGCGCTCCGCcggcggggggcccggcccggcccgccgcccCCAGGCACGGGTCCTCGCCGGCGCCGTGGCTCCAGGAGGCGCGCAGCAGGCTcaggctgcagcccagggaaAGGCCCAGCACGAGCGGCAGC is from Anser cygnoides isolate HZ-2024a breed goose chromosome 2, Taihu_goose_T2T_genome, whole genome shotgun sequence and encodes:
- the CHPF2 gene encoding chondroitin sulfate glucuronyltransferase; this encodes MRLAALLAALRPVLPLVLGLSLGCSLSLLRASWSHGAGEDPCLGAAGRAGPPAGGAQPEAGDGRPGQGHEDFRPRIVPYYRDPNKPYKKVLRTRYIQTELGFHERLFVAVLTSKATLNTLAVAVNKTVAHHFPRLLYFTGLRSAKVPHGMVLVAHGDERPIWLMYETMYYIHQHFGSDYDWFYIMQDDTYAQAEQVKALVTHLSINQDVYLGRAEEFIGGDEQARYCHGGFGYLLSRSLLLKLHPHLDSCRNEILSVRPDEWLGRCIIDFLGISCISQLQGQHYHTYELAKNAEPEKEEEEEFQAALAVHPVSDVTLMYRLHKHFSRIQLERAYQEIQELQMQIRNLTSLTPAGEAGLTWPVGINAPFLPKTRFEVISWDYFTEQYLFSCPDGSPKCELSGASKADVSDIIESALEQLNSRYQPLLRFSKRQLLNGYRRFDPTRGMEYTLDLLLEAVTQKGHSHVLVKRVSLVRPLSKVEIIPMPYVTEATRVQLVLPLTVQDLDFVANFLDMYAMNTLDTHDNALLTLLFIYHPYDAQRVSQVDVFAGVKTMVGELEKRYAEVKIPWISVKTEVPSQVKLMDIVSKKHPVDTLFFLASVWTEINMEFLNRCRMNTISNWQVFFPVHFQEFNPALVYRGEQTASSSTDFLRDGHFDRHSFAEACFYNSDYMTARTKLAADILDRDEVLEGMEVFDVFLHYSGLHLFRAVEPGLVQKYALRSCNPRLSEELYHRCVLSNLEGLASRSHLAMALFEQEQANST